One Dermacentor albipictus isolate Rhodes 1998 colony chromosome 10, USDA_Dalb.pri_finalv2, whole genome shotgun sequence genomic window, agacgagccgtatgtaaaaatactgaagaatatctatagtggctccacaaccaccgtagtcctccataaagaaagcaacaaaaattcaATAAAGaggggagatacgatttctccaatgctattcacagcgtgtttacaagaggtattcagagacctggattgggaagaattggggataagagtaaatggagaataccttagtaatttgcgattggctgatgatattgcattgcttagtaactcaggggaccaattgcaatgcatactcactgacctggagaggcaaagtagaagggtaggtctaaaaacTAATTTGCAGACAACTACAGTAAtgattaacagtctcggaaaagaacagcagtttacgataggtagcgaggcactggaagtggtaatggaatacatctacttaggacaggtagtgaccgcggatccggatcatgagactgaaataatcagatgaatatgaatgggctggggtgtgtttggcaggcattctcagatcatgaacagcaggttgccattatccctcaaaagaaaagtgtataacagctgtgtcttaccagtactcgcctacggggcataaacctggaggcttacgaaaagggttctacttaaattgaggacgacgcaacgagctatggaaagaagaatgatcggtgtaacgttaagggaaaagaaaaaaagcagattgggtgagggaacaaacgtgcgttaatgacatcttagtggaaattaagaaaaagaaatgggcatgggcaggacatgtaatgaggagggaagataaccgatggacattaagggttacggctggattccaagagaaggcaagcgtagcagggggcgccagaaagttaggtgggcggatgagattaagaaatttgcagggatagcatggccacaattagcacatgaccggggtagtatatgggagaagcctttgccctgcagttggcgtagccaggctgctgctgatgatgatgaagttcaCACAAGTCGTGACAGCTTTTTAAAAGGAATAATATTAAAATTACAATGCGTCTCATTACATTCGCCCTTCCTCATCGATTGACATGCCATATCACCGCCGTTGTCGCCGGGATCGTCCACTCAGCGCGTCGGACGATAAATGTATATCATTGGGCATATGATATAGAAGGGAAATAATCGTTACAAGATACGGCACGAAGTGCCGCATAAAGTAATTGACACCGAAGCATTCTATTCGGTAAAAGGTTAGACGTCATGGGAGAAGGGTGGAGGGGCATTTATCTGAGAGCATGCAGCCCCTTAGGCCGGTGAACCGATTATCTCAGGCGGCCTGCAGTGTCTTGGGCGCATTATGTCTAGTCATCTCTGCTAGTGCGGCGTCGAAAGCAGACGCTCGTCAAGAGCTTGCTGGCCGTCTGCGAGAGATAACGATAAGAACACGCTCAGTGCTCAGGCAACTGCGTCGCCACTATCGGAAGACGCGAGACTGCAATCGCCAGACCGCAGCCACTTGTGTGTGCGCGTGGTGCGTGTATTGTTGCGAACGGTTGTCTTGTCAGCGAATACTGTCTCAATGTCGGTGTTGTGTATAAACGAGCTTCGAACGCTATGGAACTATGACGCGACGTTCGCGACTCGCTTGCAATGTTGCTGAAACAGGACAGACAGCGCTCTTGTCGAAATGCGGGCGATATATGCTGTAGTATAtaatgaaataaacaaataaataatgaataaatcATGGTTAATAAATATTACGAACCAGAAGAGCATTGTTAAAGTATACAGAAGGACCATAGGCTGAAGTAACGAATGAAGCCTCTTCTTTAGAATTTTGTGAACTTGCTGATTGAAGATTGACATGTTcccatcaatatatatatatattattgccgttccagttatttttgagcttcaatgcataaaacgacgttttgttaagaaagtaactggaacgccaatgcatttctccgcaaagttggggaattaatatctcgaaactggtgccatccagAGAATTAGTTCCAGTTGtgtccgccttgcgaactccgtggctagaatttgtaagttgcaatacGGGCCACAatttaattagttaaaaacttaattagggttttattagtcgattatgcatttcatttttttttttttttgcaagcagtgtccgcctcttcgagtagaccagcggatgaactagagttgtgctatctgccacaggcaacctttcaaAAATTTCGAAAGTTttcgctgaaacacctggtaCCTTATTAGTCATCAGTGCTGGTAAGTTTCACGATATTCGAATCTCTTCGTCGAAAACTTCCActgtgtggatggatggatggatggatgttatcagcgccttctttggaacggggtggtgggttgcgccaccacgctcctgctgttatactgcctaatgtcctacttataGGATGCCCCCACCGGCGACAGGGCCGTCAACGTGAAGTACGCGCAACTCGATCTCGCGATGGCGACGCTGCGATGTTCACGTAGCTGGTACGCATGCCACGAACGTATGCTAAGGAAGAGAAATCCGCAGCGATTTGTCACCAGTTGTCTCGATCAGAAGCATTGCTGAGACAGGGGATGAACACATCTCGTTCTTTAGACATTACAAAAACATCTAAGCTTACAATAGCCGCTGTACAATCATAATTTACTCGCAACAAGGAAATTTGCGTAAAATCGGGATTTATTGTAGGACGCCTTCGGTACGATGGGACCACACTAAATAGAAGATATAATAAGGAATAAGAATAGCATATATAACGCTAGATATATAATGAAGATAGCCATAATAATAAATACCTATCAAATGAAGATATATAATGCAGTAATAGCGTTAATGAGCACGTTTAATCAAAGCAACCAAACTTTTTGTCAGTTTCTGTGACGAGTGCGAAGGGCTCAATAGTACTTGCGAACTATTAGACGAGGTAATGCAAATTAACGCGCACGTACACGTATAAATCATAGTATATAAAGTTAATTTGCGCCTCTTCTAATAGctttgactggttaacatccctgccttcctatattcctctctctcttctaatAGCTATATGTTCGGTGCTGGTGCGAATACGAACTTGCCCAACGAGAACTCTTATACGAACTGCAATGGCCTTACCTGGAATGGAGGGGTGCACCTAAAATTGTCTATACCGTACACAACCGCATCTTAAAGCCATAAAAATGTGTTCCTATATCTATGCAGCGAACGTGCACATTTATGACTCCATACGAACTGTATCCGTATGTGGTGGCAGATCTGTAATTTCCTATTTGGCGGGTGTAAAGAGACAGCCGGCCCCGCCGAAGGCTGCCAGAAACAATAATAAAGAAGGAGATGAGGGAGGACGAAGAAAAAAACTGCGGTTTTTACTATATTAATTACTTTAGTGAAACACTGTTTCTGAGAGCATAAAACAGGTGATGATCTCAGGCTCCCATGTCGATCACTCGTTGAAAGATCGCATGCTCGACAACAGAGCAATCTTTTACGGATGTCGTTTGGCTCAGTgacgctgcgaaaaaaaaaaaagaaagagcggaaTATCCGCACAGGCCCCACGGCAGAATTTCGCCAATGCGCTCTCAGTAATATAGGAGACATTATGACAACATGCTGataaatatatataattaatTCATTACAATATCGAATCCTAGAGGGCTTTGATTAAATCGTCTTCAGAAAAAAGAACATTACCAATTGCAGCATCTTCAGGAATTGCGAACAGTTTTTGTCACCGTCTTGCTCGACAACTTTTGAAGAATTTGGCGGGACTCGCAAAAGCACGCTCACTTATTGAGAATCTCAGAGGTGGCACAGCGGAATTATGGTGGCTACCATAGCGGAATTGCCAAACGATTATGCCGACCAACACAAGCGAATTGCATATTCTGTATCGCCAAACAGCATTTAGGTCacgagcagtaaaacagcgctaaacaacagaaCAAGGAGAGGAACACAGACAACAGCGATAGATTCAGGtggcgttaaagaaccccaggtggtcgaaatttccggagtccttcactacggcgtgcctcataatcagaaagtggttttggcacgtaaaaccccataattaaattaaattaagacaacagcgctgttgtctgtgtccctctccttgtcCTATAGTTTAGCGCTGtcttactgctcgtaatcatgaaccaaccagacCAAATGCGTGCTCTTCTGCAGCCTTTAGATTGTTGACGAATGTAGTTCGGTGTCGTTCCATGTGCGCCCAAAGGCTATATACACGTGGTGAAGCAAATGTAAGAAGCAGTCGTAATTGATTCGTTCAGGCGCCGATTAACGTCCACGGCATCAGTACGCTCTCAGAAGCGCGTCGGCGCGCCAACGCGTTTTCCGCCCCCTGTTCTCGTATTCCTGGCAGGTAGTCCTCTTACCCGACGGACGGCTTTCTCCCCTCTCAAACCAAGGCCATTCTGCGACCCGCGCAAGTGATAGCCGCGGACGCGGGCGAAATGAAAGCGAAGCAAACATTTACAATAGTACCGCTTGGTTTGTGACACGTTTGTCCCCTTCTTCCTAGATGGTTTACAAGCTTCATAAGCAGCGTGTTCCTCTGCCCATTGTTTACACGTGCTGCTTAATAAAGCACTAATACATGCACTGCTACAAAGCTACAGAGCGAAACGGTTTACATAAAGAGACGCAAATACCGACGCCGGATGGCGCTACCAGTCCAAGTTGTTATCGCTAAATCGCGTGGCGCGCCCGCGCGTTTGGAAGCACGCGGTGGCGAAGCCTGCGAAACGCCTTCGTCCGCGCACTGACCGCCGTCGCCGACGGGGCCCGTCGTCTTGCTATCTTATCACGTATGGCCTGAGCCGCTTCAATTACCCTCTGTTTCCCATCATTCCAGACCCGGCGGCGACGGGGCGCAAGCGAGAAGCCACCACTTGCGCACGGGCCCGCTCCGTGAGTGTGTCGCGTGAAGGGAGAGGTCGCCAACGGCTTTCTTGGAAGCTACCGTGCGCGCCGAGCGTCGTCAGCCATGTACGACAAAGTCTTGGTCATCGGCAACGGCGGCCGCGAGCATACCATCGTGTGGAAGCTCGCGCAGTCGCCTCGCATCCAGACCATCTACGTTGCGCCGGGGAACGCTGGCACCAGCACCGAATCGAAGGCTGTCAACGTCGACATCAACGTGAAGAGCAACAATTCGGTGGTTGACTGGTGCAAGGCGAATGGCATCACCCTCGTAGCCGTTGGTCCGGAAGAGTACCTGTGTCGCGGACTGGCGGATGACCTCGAAGCGGCTGGTGTCAAGTGCTTCGGTCCCAGCGCCAAGGCAGCGGAGATAGAGGCGAGCAAAGCGTTCTCCAAGGATTTCATGGCCAAGTACGGCATCCCGACTGCGCAGTACCAGAACTTCGAGAATGCGGAGAGCGCGAAGACCTACATCAGAAACGCGGACTTCCCGGCTCTCGTCGTCAAGGCAAGTGGTCTGGCCGCTGGCAAAGGGGTCATTGTCGCTGCTGATAAGACGGAAGCCATTGCTGCCATTGACACTATCATGAAGGACAAGGTCCTCGGGTCAGCTGGAGACACCGTCGTAGTCGAGGAGCTACTGGATGGCGACGAGATCTCCGTGCTGGTCTTTTCAGATGGCGTCAACTATGCTGTCATGCCGCCTGCACAGGACCACAAGAGACTCAAAGATGGCGACCAGGGACCCAACACTGGTGGAATGGGGGCGTATTGCCCATGTCCACTCGTATCAAATGAAGTCATGGAGCAGATCAGAGTTGAGGTCGTGCAGAGGACCTTGGATGGCTTGCGCAAGGATGGAAGAAAGTTTGTAGGTGTGCTTTTTGCTGGACTCATGCTGACAAAGTCTGGGCCAAAGGTTCTGGAGTTCAACTGTAGGTTTGGAGACCCTGAAACTGAATCTGTATTGCCTTTGCTTGAGTCAGACCTCTACGAGACAATGCTGGCTTGCACTGAGGGCAACCTTCCACGTGCTCTTCCTGTCTGGAAGAAGAACTTGTATGCAGTTGGTGTTGTCCTTGCCAGTGGCGGCTACCCTCAAAGTTATCCTAAGGGTAAAATCATCACAGGCCTTGAAAAAGCCAGGGAGCATGGGGTGCAGATATTTCATGCTGGAACAGCAAAGAGTGAAAACCACATTGTTACAAATGGAGGACGTGTAATGGTCTGTCTTGCTACCCACAGTGACCTCCGAACTGCAAAGcagcttgcacagctaggtgcaGAGATTGTGCACTTCGAAGGAAAGTTCTTCCGGCGTGACATTGCCTTCAGAGCCATTGGCCGTGTTTCCAAGAAAGATCCACTGACATACTCAATGTCTGGAGTGGACATTGCAGCTGGTGATCGTCTAGTAAAGAGCATCACTGCACTGACAGATTCGACCAAACGACCTGGTACAATGGGGTCTATTGGCGGATTTGGAGGACTGTTTGACTTAAAAGCTGCAGGCTATACAGATCCTATTCTTGTCTCGGGCACCGATGGTGTTGGCACAAAGCTGAAGATTGCCCAGAGCTTTCACTTCCATGACACAATTGGGATTGACCTTGTTGCAATGTGTGTAAATGATATCCTAGCTCAGGGTGCAGAGCCTCTGTTTTTTCTTGACTACTTTGCATGTGGAAAGCTGGATCCTGGGGTTGCAAAGCAAGTGATTACTGGAATAACTGAAGGTTGCAGGCAGGCCAAGTGCTCATTAATTGGTGGTGAAACGGCAGAAATGCCAGGAATGTATGCCATTGGCGACTATGATTTGGCTGGATTTGCTGTTGGAGCTGTAGAACGAGACAAAGTTCTGCCTAGAAGGGACATCAAGGATGGTGATGTCATCATTGGATTTCCATCATCGGGGATACATAGCAATGGCTACAGCCTAGTGCGCAAAGTGGTGGAGCGTGCAGGCCTTCGTTATGGCGACCGAGCACCTTTTGAAGAGTCAAAAACGCTTGGTGAGGTCCTGCTCACTCCTACGAAAATTTACATCAAGATGCTTCTTGAGGCTGTGAAAAGAGGATACATCAAAGCCCTTGCTCACATCACTGGCGGTGGCCTCACTGAAAACATACCAAGGGTATTGCCACCTGGCTATGGTGCATTCTTGGACTGCAACAATTGGGTCATTCAGCCAGTGTTCAAGTGGATGGCCAATGAAGGCAACATTGGTGATGAAGAAATGCTGAGAACATTCAACTGTGGCCTTGGTATGGTTGCCATTGCATCTCCATCAGATGCTCAAGCTATCATTGATGAGTCGGAAGGACAAGGACGTATTGTTGGACAGATCATGGCCATTGAAGAGGGCTCTCCAAAAGTTAATGTTCGAAACTTTCAGGAATCTCTCAACACtcgtgttgataaaattgtaaAGAGAAAGTTTGGTGTGCTCATATCAGGATCAGGAACAAACCTTCAGGCCCTTATTGACCACATTGAGCACATGAAAGGGCGAAGCGCAGCTGAAATTGTTCTTGTCATCTCAAATGTGGATGGTGTGGAAGGTCTTCATAGGGCTCAAAGAGCAGGAATACCAACTAAGGTCATCAGCCACAAAAGTTACAAAGTGAGGGCCGAGTATGACATGAAGCTACATGAAGCGCTGACAGCAGCAGGAGTGGAGTTCATTTGCTTAGCAGGTTTCATGAGGATCATAACAGCAGAGTTTATAAACAAGTGGTACGGTAAGATCATCAACATCCATCCATCTCTGCTGCCTTCTTTCAAAGGGCATCATGCTCACAGGCAAGTTCTGGCTGCTGGGGTCAAGATCACAGGCTGTACTGTTCACTATGTGGTTCCTGAAGTTGATTCTGGTGCAATCATTGCACAGGGAGCAACAACTGTGGAAATAGATGACACCGAGGAAACTTTGCAAGAGCGTGTGAAGAAGGTTGAGCACAGAGTTTTTCCAGAAGCCATGGAAATGGTGGCACAAGGAAAGGTTTTTCTTCGACCTGATGGCAAGATTGTTTTCACTAGAAATGACTGAAGTCACCACATGAAAGGGCTGCGCGAGTCAAGATACTATATAACATGGATGAATTAAATTTTTGTCCTAAATGGTGTGTGTACTGTTTGCAGATTTGTGCACACAGCACTTTTTCTGCCTAACATGCTGGGTTGTAGCATTAAATTGTGAACCTCCTTCACTTCACTAAGCAATGCTGCTTACTTACAATAGGTATATACTTGTTACTAACTAGGCAAGTGGCTTGTTTCATCCACTATACCACGAATTCAAAGTCAGTTGTTTGTTATACTCTACCCTTAATTGGTGCAAATGGCTGTTTATGGTGCATCAATAGGCCACAAGAGCCTTGATGGGATGGGACCGTTTTGAGCACTTAATTTACTAACATTTAGGTTGGTTCTAGTGTTGGCTGTTGCAAATCATGAATCTAAAAAATGCAACTGTCCTATTGCATGTCTGGCACATTGCATATGAGCATGCGTCATGTACGTTACTGAACAGTAAGAAAGTAGAGAAGCGTGTAAAATGTGCCACAAACGAAACTGTTTACAGGCACTGCCGCAAAGTAACAAGAGGTTAAGGTGTGCCACCacatttctaaattttttttaaaggtttgGCAATTAAATTATTATACACATTGACCTTATAAAGCGCCATTTTATGACATTCAAAAGcacaaaaaagtgaaaaaaaaaccatGCTGGCATTTGTTATTGACAAAAAATTGACCAAACTTCGCTGTTATGCAAACATTAATAACCAGCAAATGGAGAGCAGGAATTGTAAACTTTTTGGCACAGAGTTAGCCAACTAACCAGACTGTGCAATTAACTAGGATCTTTGCCATCATATAATTGGGAACCAAATTATAGCAAAaataccaaagaaaaaaaatgtcatttttgCCTGCATTCCTCCATGTTAAACATGATTACATCAAAACTTACCATTCGATTTCATTCATCCTAGTTCATTGCACAGGCTAGTAATAAAGGAACGAGCATGCAAAGTTTCcttgaaaaacatttattcattTCGAAGTTGTAACTGTTTGCGCAACAAGAAAGTACAAGAAATCAAGTTTTGAGAAAAACAAGATTAAAGTTTTTCAGCCCTTGTAGAAACAAGATCACCATGAGCTAGGAAGTTAAAATCCACCAGGTCCATAGCTAGGGCCCTCCTTAGCTGCCGTGAGCTCTCTTTTGGCTTTTGTTGCTGCCGTCTTTTCTTGCGCCATTTTACCTCACCCGTTGATTGACGCGGGGCCTTCTTCACACGGTACTGGTCACTGGTGCCACATGCTACAAGAGTGTGGTGGCCAGGTTCGATGCTTGCTTCGCTCAAAATATCTGCTGTACTTCTGTTTCCATCATTGAAGTGGCACACAGCATCATATAAATCAAAAACTAGGATGGGCAGGCTCACATGGACATCTTTGGGTACCCGTTACCAAATCATACCGTTGAAATTCTCGTTGCATTTTGGGTTTTTCCATGCAGGCACTTATTTAAGAGCTCATCTGAACAAAGGTCAGTATACACCGGCTTCACTTTGTTGAGTATCTCATTGGAAAGGCCTCCCTCGTGCTTGTAGCATCCACCACCAAGTGCATTTCGGCGGTTAAACCCGCACCAACTCTCAGTGCCACGAGGGCACAGACCATGCCTTGGTGTTTCATCTGTTGAAGTGCAGTGAAACAGGCTCGCTAATGCAGCTTGCTTCATGGCTTGCAGGTCTCCTACATTCGCTCTGATGGCAATACCATAATAGTTCCGCAAACGGTCGATGAGGGCATCCGTTAACTTTTCTTTGCCTCCAAGCCCAcgaacactttcttttttcaactttcGTTGTCGGCATCCTACACGCTtctgtacagtcaacagcaaaagtttacgggatgcggtttccctTTCAAATGTGAATCCCTGCAGTGTTAAGGCATGAAACtccgtatttaatgaatcactgtctaggtggcgaaggctactacatacTGCatcatttaattcgaggctgtgtgaccatgcttcgcgagaattcagcttcttgtcagatcctgcgtcccggaaacttttgcggttgactgtacgtgCCCAATGCACTCGTTTGCGCACGCTATTTGCGCCATATATGTCCTTTATAGCCGCGTGGCTCTTGGAGTTGCCATCTCCATAGAAGTCTACATATTTTAAACCACGACTTCTTTCTGCACGCTCGAACATACGATAGAGCCCTACTGCCTCCGTACCACCAGCACTACCGGTGTAGTTCGTTTGGCACTGGGTATGATTTGCCTTCCACTCCGGAAATTCAGTGCTTGAGGAGTTCAACTTGCTTTTCGAATCGCACGCCCTACATTTACTTGATACACCTTCTATGTCAATAACTTTCCCAGTATCAATGGATATCAAGGACACACAGCGGTTCAATGAAGAATGCCCACGCCTTTGCTATGTGCCATCACCTAACAGAACACACTCAGTGCATTGCAGAACACAACGCACTTCAGCAACGGCATTCATCATTGACTTAGACGCAACAGTCTCTGCAGCTTTATATTTTGATAGGCAGGATGCCAAGGCGGCGGTGGCATGTTCATTACTTACGTCAGCGTTACAGCTCCAGAATATCTCTTGCCCCGCTGACACATTGCGTAGACAAGACGCACGTTATTCTCAATAGCACTTCCAGCCTTTTCTGACGATTGAAATGAATGTGCATACGCACACGAatcacacagaacagcatatgcACATGATATTCCAAGCTGCGAGCATTCCAATCTGAGCGATGTCTTCTTGCATTCCGGGCAGGCCAGTTTTGCAAAAACAGATGATAGGATCTCCATACCTATAACCCTATTACCTTGCAGCGGCACTTCACAATTGTTCACCAAGTTCCTAAACTTTGCAGCACTCGCCGATACATTCACGTCCGCATGGTCTTCGGCCGGAGCATTCATCGTGTGGCGATTGCCAAGAAACTTCCGTTTCAATTGCCTTTTTACCCTGAACTTGGCCATGCCTTATAAAAACGTCCAGCCTATGTTCTTACTGTTGCTACTAAAAATAATACCTATAAAAAGAACGAATCCGGTAGCATTCAAGGCGGTAGTAGCCACCATAGCGGTAGCACAAAGCCATATAGAGCGCACAGAAGCGCACGCAAAGTAAACAACAGAGACGCTTGTAGCCATAGAGTTCTTGTAGCACGCTTGTAGCACAGCTTGTAGTGGCTCGTAGCATCTTCTAGCTTCTTATGCTTGTAGCGTCATGCATCCCCTTTGAGGAAACttaatgcaattaaaaaaaggaagCCTTACATGTTGCCTTGGAATACTCTTTTAAATATAAGAttaaaacataaaagaaaattttcaatatACGCCGTTGATTATCGCTGAGTTATCAATTTCTGTATACCAAACCAcatcagtttcggtttcagaaCTGTTCACGACCTGTTCGAAAGTTGGCTATAACTTTTGAACTAAATAAGATACGAACATGATtcttgctgcaaaacatttttGAATGTTTGGGAATTCTctgaatataaaaaaagaaaaatatataattTTTACAAAGAAGCgcctttagctcaggcccaactccaccgcggcctattcaaatacatgtaaaacgcagaaacgtttttctgagataatccctggaccgattttaatgcagtttcttgcatttgagagagaaagttaaattctagtgactgttggaagtggaatttcgatatGTGTCCTGGAtcttgttaaaagaattttcgaaaattcggaagttcgaagaaaatagaagaacgaagtttacaaattcataactctgcatcaaaaacagatatcgcggttttgtaaacggtatccattagaccattgaaagcggacaaaccTGATAtatcattttatatcttacgtgaatttgttacgttgtttacaaaggttctgcaaaggctgtatttccatataactaaatttttttagattcatgcataggatatcaattttgtccgctttagacgtactattagatgcaattcaaagaattgtattatcgtttttcgttttagagttagagttgtaaacttgatagtttctttttttttgaaaatttgcgaTATTTGTCAATCTTCATTAAAAAAATaaggacctaaatcgaaaattcgataccaacagtcactagattttaagtttttcttctaTATACAACAGGCATCGtaaaatttagtgcagtggttgctgagaaaaacgaattctacttttacatgtatttagataggagcacccgagctaaagcttcctcttaagcgaaaTTGTATTTCAGAAAAATTGACGTCATTACTAGAACACAAAGTCAGCACCTGTTCGCGCATTGAGGAAGAGGGTGATGCCACAGAACACCGTGACGCTTGCCCTGACACTACAGGCAACGCGaaaggtcgctggttcgatcTCATTTCTGTCGGTCTTGTGGGGGCCTGCGCATGTTCTCTCGTGGAGCTTTACATAATGGGTGCTACTGAAACATCGTTTAAATAACAGTTGTGTGACCAAACTTGTACCTGTGTGTTCGCTGCATAGTTTCCCGACGCTTTTGGTGTTGTTTTGAGATGTAAAGACCCAGGAAAAACAGCTCAGATACTTGAAAAGCGCCGAGTTTCGTTTTCGATTCCGACTGAATCTCCCAGGAGAGGGCGTCTGCGCTGAGCGTGCTggcgacttgcgcgagctatcccctcaggtgcagatcgtggtgtgcacggtgccggaggtgcctgtgcgtgacagtcacgtacaaagagccgtaatggctgccaatgaggcaatatggaaaatgagccgagagaaaggcttcgaggttgtcgaagtaaacagggaagtgagaagttgtggtggttttaaacgagatgggatccacttcaattacaggctagcacgagaagtgggctggcgacttgggggtcgcgctgttgcttttttagggggcccgcgggcgctcgggaggtcagagtaggtagtaataaagaaggtcccctaggggaacagcagaagagcatcgccgtcgataagagaaaaaggaggaaagcaagaacaagagctcgccatgcaataggctacataaacatgcagggcggcagaagaaaggaaaagtgggcagagattgaggagcagttacatagagaacaaataggggtgtatgcggttacagaaacgcaccttagagactcagaagagccgccagttattgagaattatgtatgggaagggtgcaacagaactaagtcggaaagaa contains:
- the Gart gene encoding trifunctional purine biosynthetic protein adenosine-3, with the protein product MYDKVLVIGNGGREHTIVWKLAQSPRIQTIYVAPGNAGTSTESKAVNVDINVKSNNSVVDWCKANGITLVAVGPEEYLCRGLADDLEAAGVKCFGPSAKAAEIEASKAFSKDFMAKYGIPTAQYQNFENAESAKTYIRNADFPALVVKASGLAAGKGVIVAADKTEAIAAIDTIMKDKVLGSAGDTVVVEELLDGDEISVLVFSDGVNYAVMPPAQDHKRLKDGDQGPNTGGMGAYCPCPLVSNEVMEQIRVEVVQRTLDGLRKDGRKFVGVLFAGLMLTKSGPKVLEFNCRFGDPETESVLPLLESDLYETMLACTEGNLPRALPVWKKNLYAVGVVLASGGYPQSYPKGKIITGLEKAREHGVQIFHAGTAKSENHIVTNGGRVMVCLATHSDLRTAKQLAQLGAEIVHFEGKFFRRDIAFRAIGRVSKKDPLTYSMSGVDIAAGDRLVKSITALTDSTKRPGTMGSIGGFGGLFDLKAAGYTDPILVSGTDGVGTKLKIAQSFHFHDTIGIDLVAMCVNDILAQGAEPLFFLDYFACGKLDPGVAKQVITGITEGCRQAKCSLIGGETAEMPGMYAIGDYDLAGFAVGAVERDKVLPRRDIKDGDVIIGFPSSGIHSNGYSLVRKVVERAGLRYGDRAPFEESKTLGEVLLTPTKIYIKMLLEAVKRGYIKALAHITGGGLTENIPRVLPPGYGAFLDCNNWVIQPVFKWMANEGNIGDEEMLRTFNCGLGMVAIASPSDAQAIIDESEGQGRIVGQIMAIEEGSPKVNVRNFQESLNTRVDKIVKRKFGVLISGSGTNLQALIDHIEHMKGRSAAEIVLVISNVDGVEGLHRAQRAGIPTKVISHKSYKVRAEYDMKLHEALTAAGVEFICLAGFMRIITAEFINKWYGKIINIHPSLLPSFKGHHAHRQVLAAGVKITGCTVHYVVPEVDSGAIIAQGATTVEIDDTEETLQERVKKVEHRVFPEAMEMVAQGKVFLRPDGKIVFTRND